Proteins co-encoded in one Medicago truncatula cultivar Jemalong A17 chromosome 8, MtrunA17r5.0-ANR, whole genome shotgun sequence genomic window:
- the LOC25501331 gene encoding ubiquitin-like-specific protease 1D isoform X2, with product MEQKQKGPLPLNLDALVDNTPAAELVVKPSVTVVPDQEPAPFIDGLDRLRDYELEEHIKRKKNLLETSGKKLPDKGAKLRATIKSYEDEVHRRKVNPRPQKVIDVDQKPRQATSSSAVGVSNYSRQENLPFRPQSEASLASNIMNKRDNNTNCTDVDAFSNEMPHFKHCNNQTVRLNREPKRRKRHRSSTRKLPYQCPNKLSKRDTFNDNKRFRSNSTLSLQNIARNLQRQISKDKGAFQTSQSDGSRSRKGQVQPIVLDVDDDDEDDIEDDEDDSEDPHILDKTENKVPEYLKEAKVYFPSRDDPECVEICYNDMECLAPEGYLTSTIMNFYIRYLQQQVSLTTSDCHFFNTYFYKKLKEAVSCKESNRETIFSKFRRWWKGVNLFEKAYVLIPIHQDLHWSLIIICIPDKDDESGPIILHLDSLGLHSSRSVFDNIKRYLIEEKNYLSRECASSDVPMADRIWKSLSRRIETQVIAVPQQKNEYDCGLFVLYFIERFIGEAPERLKKKDLTNNQRFGKRWFKPEEASSLRVKIHKLLVAELRNSIKPDGITESSPSSPGAATECVETAKAESSLSSAGAATECVETAKTESSPSSAGAATECVETAKTESSPSSAGAAIECVEIAKTESSLSSAGVATECVETAKDSSIEDGIMSCNSDIIE from the exons ATGGAGCAAAAACAGAAAGGTCCTCTTCCTCTCAACTTGGACGCGCTTGTCGACAATACGCCGGCGGCGGAGCTTGTCGTCAAGCCGTCTGTTACGGTGGTTCCCGATCAGGAGCCGGCTCCGTTCATAGACGGCCTCGACCGCCTCAGAGATTACGAGCTCGAAGAACACATTAAGAGAAAGAAGAATCTTCTTGAAACCTCCGGTAAGAAGTTGCCGGATAAAGGTGCGAAACTTCGCGCTACTATCAAGAGCTACGAAGATGAGGTTCATCGCCGGAAAGTTAACCCTCGTCCTCAG AAAGTTATTGATGTGGACCAGAAGCCAAGACAGGCTACAAGCTCAAGTGCTGTTG GTGTATCTAATTACTCGAGACAAGAGAATTTGCCATTTCGTCCACAGTCAGAAGCCTCTTTAGCATCTAATATTATGAATAAAAGAGACAATAAT ACTAATTGTACAGATGTTGATGCATTTAGCAACGAGATGCCACATTTCAAGCATTGCAACAACCAGACAGTACGACTCAACAGAGAACCTAAAAGAAGAAAGAGACATCGATCATCTACAAGAAAATTGCCTTATCAATGCCCTAACAAACTTTCCAAACGTGATACTTTTAATGATAATAAAAGGTTCCGATCGAATTCCACCTTATCCTTACAGAACATTGCAAGGAATCTACAAAGACAGATTTCGAAAGA TAAGGGTGCATTTCAGACAAGTCAGTCAGATGGCTCAAGGTCCAGGAAG GGTCAAGTTCAACCCATTGTTCTTGATGTGGACGACGACGATGAAGACGACATTGAAGACGACGAAGATGACAGCGAAGATCCTCATATTCTGgataaaacagaaaataaagttCCTGAATA TTTGAAAGAAGCTAAGGTTTATTTTCCATCACG AGATGATCCCGAGTGTGTTGAAATTTGTTACAATGACATGGAATGCCTTGCTCCTGAAGGCTacttaacatcaactatcaTGAACTTTTACATACG ATATTTGCAGCAGCAAGTATCTCTGACAACATCTGACTGCCATTTTTTCAACACATATTTCTACAAGAAACTTAAAGAAGCCGTCTCCTGCAAG GAAAGCAACAGAGAGACAATTTTTTCCAAGTTCAGAAGGTGGTGGAAGGGTGTAAATCTTTTTGAGAAGGCATATGTTTTGATTCCAATACACCAGGA TCTTCATTGGAGTTTGATCATTATTTGTATCCCGGACAAAGATGATGAATCAGGACCGATCATACTTCATTTGGATTCTTTGGGTCTTCACTCGAGTCGATCAGTTTTTGATAATATTAAAAG ATAtttgattgaagaaaagaaCTATTTGAGTCGAGAATGCGCGTCTTCAGATGTTCCGATGGCAGACAGAATATGGAAGAGTCTTTCTCGTAGAATTGAAACTCAAGTCATAGCC GTTCCCCAACAGAAGAATGAGTATGACTGTGGTCTTTTTGTACTGTATTTCATTGAGCGTTTCATAGGAGAGGCACCTGAAAGACTGAAAAAGAAAGATTTAACAAATAATCAAAGG TTTGGCAAGCGATGGTTCAAACCTGAAGAGGCATCCAGTTTGAGAGTGAAAATCCACAAGTTGCTTGTAGCAGAACTACGTAATTCAATCAAGCCTGATGGCATCACAGAATCTTCTCCGTCATCTCCTGGAGCTGCAACTGAATGCGTTGAGACTGCCAAGGCAGAATCATCTCTGTCATCTGCTGGCGCTGCAACTGAATGCGTTGAGACTGCCAAGACAGAATCTTCTCCATCATCTGCTGGCGCTGCAACTGAATGTGTTGAGACTGCCAAGACAGAATCTTCTCCGTCATCTGCTGGCGCTGCAATCGAATGTGTTGAGATTGCCAAGACAGAATCTTCGCTGTCATCTGCTGGTGTTGCAACTGAATGTGTTGAGACTGCCAAGGACTCTTCGATCGAAGATGGCATCATGAGTTGCAATTCTGACATAATTGAATGA
- the LOC112417400 gene encoding uncharacterized protein, producing MNYSRQLLYEIGIGIGIGIRDVNDLNEPPLNEDDIPLFLSSDPTEEEYTQSDEEFEDFLNNQWDVEQENSIDGDAIDNHEEANEDLPLPQVVTINKRGKNMSNDTRRDIYEMLLKKSVDGKLGRNATREVSSHFSVPILSVQRIWKRAKDCGAHVDVSHKMSRGGRKRVEIDLEKIRDVPLHKRTTIESLAHALDVKKTTLFRLIKSGKIRKHSNAIKPFLKEENKRARLQFCIKMIDANSIPNNPTFVGICVSKNFLPKVMFLAAVARPRFDSHRNVTFDGKIGVFPFVIREPAKRTSVNRVAGTMETKPILSVTRAIIRSFYINKVLPSVMDKWPIEDIGNPIFIQQDNARTHIDIDDEEFCEAAKKNGFDIRLMCQPPNSPELNVLDLGFFSCYSVLTTKKGISNY from the exons ATGAATTACAGTAGACAATTATTGTATgaaattggaattggaattggaattggaattagGGATGTCAATG ACTTGAATGAACCACCTCTTAATGAAGATGATATTCCTCTATTTCTATCTAGTGATCCAACTGAAGAAGAATATACACAGTCGGATGAAGAGTTTGAAGACTTTCTCAATAACCAGTGGGATGTGGAACAAGAAAACTCAATTGATG gtGATGCTATTGATAATCATGAGGAAGCCAATGAGGACCTGCCACTACCACAAGTGGTTACTATCAATAAGAGAGGAAAAAACATGTCCAACGATACAAGAAGAGACATATATGAgatgttattgaaaaagagtGTTGATGGGAAGTTGGGCAGAAATGCAACACGAGAGGTGTCATCACATTTTTCGGTTCCTATATTATCCGTTCAACGCATTTGGAAACGAGCAAAAGATTGTGGTGCTCATGTTGATGTATCCCACAAAATGTCAAGAGGTGGTCGAAAGAGAGTAGAAATTGATTTGGAAAAAATTCGTGATGTGCCTTTGCATAAAAGGACAACGATTGAATCTTTAGCACATGCCTTAGATGTCAAAAAGACTACGTTATTTCGGCTAATAAAGTCCGGGAAAATACGGAAGCATTCAAATGCTATAAAGCCTTTCttgaaggaagaaaacaaaagagCAAGATTACAATTTTGCATTAAAATGATTGATGCCAATAGCATACCAAACAATCCAACTTTTGTGGGAAT TTGTGTTAGCAAAAATTTTCTCCCAAAGGTCATGTTTTTGGCTGCCGTAGCTCGCCCAAGATTTGATTCACATAGAAATGTAACATTCGATGGAAAAATTGGCGTCTTTCCTTTTGTCATAAGAGAGCCTGCTAAAAGGACTAGTGTTAATAGAGTGGCTGGTACAATGGAGACTAAACCAATCCTTTCAGTCACTAGAGCTATTATAAGATCATTTTATATAAACAAAGTATTACCCTCTGTCATGGACAAATGGCCGATTGAAGATATTGGAAATCCGATTTTTATTCAACAAGACAACGCTAGGACACATATTGATATCGATGATGAAGAATTTTGTGAAGCTGCTAAGA
- the LOC25501331 gene encoding ubiquitin-like-specific protease 1D isoform X1, with translation MEQKQKGPLPLNLDALVDNTPAAELVVKPSVTVVPDQEPAPFIDGLDRLRDYELEEHIKRKKNLLETSGKKLPDKGAKLRATIKSYEDEVHRRKVNPRPQVQKVIDVDQKPRQATSSSAVGVSNYSRQENLPFRPQSEASLASNIMNKRDNNTNCTDVDAFSNEMPHFKHCNNQTVRLNREPKRRKRHRSSTRKLPYQCPNKLSKRDTFNDNKRFRSNSTLSLQNIARNLQRQISKDKGAFQTSQSDGSRSRKGQVQPIVLDVDDDDEDDIEDDEDDSEDPHILDKTENKVPEYLKEAKVYFPSRDDPECVEICYNDMECLAPEGYLTSTIMNFYIRYLQQQVSLTTSDCHFFNTYFYKKLKEAVSCKESNRETIFSKFRRWWKGVNLFEKAYVLIPIHQDLHWSLIIICIPDKDDESGPIILHLDSLGLHSSRSVFDNIKRYLIEEKNYLSRECASSDVPMADRIWKSLSRRIETQVIAVPQQKNEYDCGLFVLYFIERFIGEAPERLKKKDLTNNQRFGKRWFKPEEASSLRVKIHKLLVAELRNSIKPDGITESSPSSPGAATECVETAKAESSLSSAGAATECVETAKTESSPSSAGAATECVETAKTESSPSSAGAAIECVEIAKTESSLSSAGVATECVETAKDSSIEDGIMSCNSDIIE, from the exons ATGGAGCAAAAACAGAAAGGTCCTCTTCCTCTCAACTTGGACGCGCTTGTCGACAATACGCCGGCGGCGGAGCTTGTCGTCAAGCCGTCTGTTACGGTGGTTCCCGATCAGGAGCCGGCTCCGTTCATAGACGGCCTCGACCGCCTCAGAGATTACGAGCTCGAAGAACACATTAAGAGAAAGAAGAATCTTCTTGAAACCTCCGGTAAGAAGTTGCCGGATAAAGGTGCGAAACTTCGCGCTACTATCAAGAGCTACGAAGATGAGGTTCATCGCCGGAAAGTTAACCCTCGTCCTCAGGTTCAG AAAGTTATTGATGTGGACCAGAAGCCAAGACAGGCTACAAGCTCAAGTGCTGTTG GTGTATCTAATTACTCGAGACAAGAGAATTTGCCATTTCGTCCACAGTCAGAAGCCTCTTTAGCATCTAATATTATGAATAAAAGAGACAATAAT ACTAATTGTACAGATGTTGATGCATTTAGCAACGAGATGCCACATTTCAAGCATTGCAACAACCAGACAGTACGACTCAACAGAGAACCTAAAAGAAGAAAGAGACATCGATCATCTACAAGAAAATTGCCTTATCAATGCCCTAACAAACTTTCCAAACGTGATACTTTTAATGATAATAAAAGGTTCCGATCGAATTCCACCTTATCCTTACAGAACATTGCAAGGAATCTACAAAGACAGATTTCGAAAGA TAAGGGTGCATTTCAGACAAGTCAGTCAGATGGCTCAAGGTCCAGGAAG GGTCAAGTTCAACCCATTGTTCTTGATGTGGACGACGACGATGAAGACGACATTGAAGACGACGAAGATGACAGCGAAGATCCTCATATTCTGgataaaacagaaaataaagttCCTGAATA TTTGAAAGAAGCTAAGGTTTATTTTCCATCACG AGATGATCCCGAGTGTGTTGAAATTTGTTACAATGACATGGAATGCCTTGCTCCTGAAGGCTacttaacatcaactatcaTGAACTTTTACATACG ATATTTGCAGCAGCAAGTATCTCTGACAACATCTGACTGCCATTTTTTCAACACATATTTCTACAAGAAACTTAAAGAAGCCGTCTCCTGCAAG GAAAGCAACAGAGAGACAATTTTTTCCAAGTTCAGAAGGTGGTGGAAGGGTGTAAATCTTTTTGAGAAGGCATATGTTTTGATTCCAATACACCAGGA TCTTCATTGGAGTTTGATCATTATTTGTATCCCGGACAAAGATGATGAATCAGGACCGATCATACTTCATTTGGATTCTTTGGGTCTTCACTCGAGTCGATCAGTTTTTGATAATATTAAAAG ATAtttgattgaagaaaagaaCTATTTGAGTCGAGAATGCGCGTCTTCAGATGTTCCGATGGCAGACAGAATATGGAAGAGTCTTTCTCGTAGAATTGAAACTCAAGTCATAGCC GTTCCCCAACAGAAGAATGAGTATGACTGTGGTCTTTTTGTACTGTATTTCATTGAGCGTTTCATAGGAGAGGCACCTGAAAGACTGAAAAAGAAAGATTTAACAAATAATCAAAGG TTTGGCAAGCGATGGTTCAAACCTGAAGAGGCATCCAGTTTGAGAGTGAAAATCCACAAGTTGCTTGTAGCAGAACTACGTAATTCAATCAAGCCTGATGGCATCACAGAATCTTCTCCGTCATCTCCTGGAGCTGCAACTGAATGCGTTGAGACTGCCAAGGCAGAATCATCTCTGTCATCTGCTGGCGCTGCAACTGAATGCGTTGAGACTGCCAAGACAGAATCTTCTCCATCATCTGCTGGCGCTGCAACTGAATGTGTTGAGACTGCCAAGACAGAATCTTCTCCGTCATCTGCTGGCGCTGCAATCGAATGTGTTGAGATTGCCAAGACAGAATCTTCGCTGTCATCTGCTGGTGTTGCAACTGAATGTGTTGAGACTGCCAAGGACTCTTCGATCGAAGATGGCATCATGAGTTGCAATTCTGACATAATTGAATGA